The Nocardioides salarius genome includes a region encoding these proteins:
- a CDS encoding BlaI/MecI/CopY family transcriptional regulator, whose product MSNLGPLEAVIMERMWARGRPTPVREVLDELEHERSLAYTTVMTVMDNLHRKGLLGRERVGRAYHYVPVQSREEHTAALMSEVLADTADRGSALLHFVEQMQPEELDRLRSALDRRSSTKSEGE is encoded by the coding sequence GTGAGCAACCTGGGTCCCCTCGAGGCTGTCATCATGGAGCGGATGTGGGCGCGCGGTCGGCCGACTCCCGTGCGTGAGGTGCTCGACGAGCTGGAGCATGAACGCAGCCTCGCCTACACCACCGTGATGACGGTGATGGACAACCTGCATCGCAAGGGCCTCCTGGGGCGTGAGCGGGTCGGACGGGCCTACCACTACGTCCCGGTGCAGTCTCGTGAGGAGCACACTGCTGCGCTCATGAGCGAGGTGCTCGCCGACACTGCCGATCGTGGGAGTGCGTTGCTGCACTTCGTGGAGCAGATGCAGCCCGAAGAGCTGGACCGACTACGTTCGGCTCTCGACCGGCGCAGCTCGACGAAGAGCGAGGGCGAGTGA
- the sodN gene encoding superoxide dismutase, Ni, whose protein sequence is MFAKLFAPTVEVSAHCDLPCGVYDPAQARIEAESIKGIIAKVADNDDPDFRTRAIIIKEQRAELVKHHLWVLWTDYFKPPHFEKYPQLHVLVNEATKLAGASGAKGALDAEVADQLLAKIDEIAEIFWETKKG, encoded by the coding sequence ATGTTCGCCAAGCTGTTCGCACCCACCGTCGAGGTCTCCGCCCACTGCGACCTGCCCTGCGGTGTCTACGACCCCGCGCAGGCCCGCATCGAGGCCGAGTCGATCAAGGGCATCATCGCCAAGGTCGCCGACAACGACGACCCCGACTTCCGCACCCGCGCGATCATCATCAAGGAGCAGCGCGCCGAGCTGGTCAAGCACCACCTGTGGGTGCTGTGGACCGACTACTTCAAGCCCCCGCACTTCGAGAAGTACCCCCAGCTGCACGTGCTGGTCAACGAGGCCACCAAGCTCGCCGGCGCCTCGGGCGCCAAGGGCGCCCTCGACGCCGAGGTCGCCGACCAGCTGCTGGCCAAGATCGACGAGATCGCCGAGATCTTCTGGGAGACCAAGAAGGGCTGA
- a CDS encoding S24 family peptidase, with protein sequence MSDTSPPARAGRAPRPTSPRSRPWGWALVRGDSMRPGLRPGDRLLVSYRRAVRPGRVVVARLGDGTLAVKRAAERRRTASGTPGWWLLSDDPDVGVDSRHRGPVPEPDVLGVVVARAWPRPRRL encoded by the coding sequence GTGAGCGACACGTCCCCACCCGCTCGGGCGGGTCGAGCCCCGCGCCCCACCAGCCCCCGGAGCCGGCCGTGGGGCTGGGCGCTCGTGCGCGGCGACTCGATGCGCCCGGGCCTGCGCCCCGGTGACCGCCTGCTCGTCTCCTACCGGCGCGCGGTGCGCCCCGGACGCGTGGTCGTCGCCCGGCTGGGCGACGGCACGCTGGCGGTCAAGCGTGCCGCCGAGCGGCGGCGTACGGCGTCGGGCACGCCGGGGTGGTGGCTGCTCAGCGACGACCCCGACGTCGGCGTCGACTCGCGGCACCGGGGGCCGGTGCCGGAGCCCGACGTGCTGGGCGTCGTGGTCGCCCGGGCCTGGCCGCGGCCCCGGCGGCTCTGA
- a CDS encoding NAD(P)-dependent malic enzyme yields the protein MSSVPEPPQPATATSHPFEGDPVFDLHLGGKMRVAATAPLKDAADLSLAYTPGVALVCEAIAADPSMTQHYTWVPNTVAVISDGTAVLGLGDIGPSAAMPVMEGKAVLFKQFGGVDAVPICLDTTDTEQIIETVARLAPSFGGINLEDISAPRCFEIEDRLKEILDIPVFHDDQHGTAVVALAALKNALKITGREAATTRVVISGAGAAGVAVAKILLEAGITDLAVTDRKGVLHSSRGDLTPVKKALAEMTADKTGRTGTLGDVLAGADVYLGVSGGTVPEEDVARMAPDAIIFGLANPTPEVHPDIAHKYGRVVATGRSDFPNQINNVLAFPGIFRGALDVHATSITEGMKLAAANALAELVGDDLSETFVIPSPFDERVPGAVSSAVAEAARRDGVARR from the coding sequence ATGTCCTCAGTCCCCGAGCCGCCCCAGCCGGCCACCGCCACGAGCCACCCGTTCGAGGGCGACCCCGTCTTCGACCTGCACCTGGGCGGCAAGATGCGGGTCGCCGCGACCGCGCCGCTCAAGGACGCCGCCGACCTGTCGCTGGCCTACACGCCGGGCGTGGCCCTGGTGTGCGAGGCGATCGCCGCCGACCCGAGCATGACCCAGCACTACACCTGGGTGCCCAACACGGTCGCGGTGATCAGCGACGGGACCGCGGTCCTCGGGCTCGGCGACATCGGCCCCTCGGCCGCGATGCCGGTGATGGAGGGCAAGGCGGTGCTGTTCAAGCAGTTCGGCGGCGTCGACGCCGTCCCGATCTGCCTGGACACCACCGACACCGAGCAGATCATCGAGACCGTCGCCCGCCTGGCGCCGAGCTTCGGCGGCATCAACCTCGAGGACATCTCGGCGCCGCGCTGCTTCGAGATCGAGGACCGCCTCAAGGAGATCCTCGACATCCCGGTCTTCCACGACGACCAGCACGGCACCGCCGTGGTGGCGCTCGCCGCGCTGAAGAACGCGCTCAAGATCACCGGTCGCGAGGCGGCGACGACCCGCGTGGTCATCTCGGGTGCCGGGGCCGCCGGCGTCGCCGTCGCCAAGATCCTGCTCGAGGCGGGCATCACCGACCTGGCCGTCACCGACCGCAAGGGCGTCCTGCACTCCTCGCGCGGCGACCTGACCCCGGTCAAGAAGGCCCTCGCCGAGATGACGGCCGACAAGACCGGGCGCACCGGGACCCTGGGCGACGTGCTCGCCGGCGCCGACGTCTACCTCGGCGTCTCCGGCGGCACCGTGCCCGAGGAGGACGTGGCGCGGATGGCGCCCGACGCCATCATCTTCGGGCTGGCCAACCCCACGCCGGAGGTGCACCCCGACATCGCGCACAAGTACGGCCGGGTGGTGGCCACCGGCCGCTCGGACTTCCCCAACCAGATCAACAACGTGCTGGCCTTCCCGGGGATCTTCCGCGGTGCGCTCGACGTGCACGCCACCAGCATCACCGAGGGCATGAAGCTCGCGGCGGCCAACGCCCTGGCCGAGCTGGTCGGCGACGACCTGAGCGAGACCTTCGTCATCCCCTCGCCCTTCGACGAGCGGGTGCCGGGCGCGGTGTCCAGCGCGGTCGCCGAGGCGGCGCGGCGCGACGGGGTCGCGCGCCGCTGA
- a CDS encoding zinc-binding dehydrogenase, whose translation MFAVYADSFSSDDPLSGLVVGERPEPEAPDGWTTVTVKAASLNHHDVWSLRGVGLRQEALPMILGCDAAGLDEDGNEVVVHAVVSDPSWSGDETFDPKRSLLSERHQGTFADKVVVPRRNVVPKPASLSFEEAACLPTAWLTAYRMLFTRGDLTAGDTVLVQGAGGGVATAAIILGRAAGLRVLATSRDEAKRARALEIGAHEVFESGARLPVKVDAVMETVGRATWSHSVRSLKPGGRLVISGTTSGPQLDDAELTRIFFLQLSVVGSTMGTRDELASLVSMLDATGARPLVDRILPMEQAAEGFAAMIDGDVFGKVVLTR comes from the coding sequence ATGTTCGCCGTCTACGCCGACTCCTTCTCCTCCGACGACCCGCTGTCCGGCCTGGTGGTGGGCGAGCGCCCCGAGCCCGAGGCCCCCGACGGCTGGACCACGGTCACCGTCAAGGCGGCCTCGCTGAACCACCACGACGTGTGGTCGCTGCGCGGTGTGGGCCTCAGGCAGGAGGCGCTGCCGATGATCCTCGGCTGCGACGCCGCCGGCCTCGACGAGGACGGCAACGAGGTCGTGGTGCACGCCGTGGTGAGCGACCCGTCCTGGAGCGGCGACGAGACCTTCGACCCCAAGCGCTCGCTGCTCTCCGAGCGCCACCAGGGCACCTTCGCCGACAAGGTGGTCGTGCCGCGCCGCAACGTGGTGCCCAAGCCGGCCTCGCTCTCCTTCGAGGAGGCCGCCTGCCTGCCGACCGCCTGGCTGACCGCCTACCGGATGCTCTTCACCCGTGGCGACCTGACCGCGGGCGACACGGTGCTCGTGCAGGGCGCCGGCGGTGGCGTCGCCACCGCGGCGATCATCCTGGGGCGCGCCGCGGGGCTGCGGGTGCTGGCCACCAGCCGCGACGAGGCCAAGCGGGCCCGCGCGCTCGAGATCGGGGCCCACGAGGTGTTCGAGTCCGGCGCACGGCTGCCCGTCAAGGTCGACGCCGTGATGGAGACGGTCGGCCGGGCCACCTGGTCGCACTCGGTGCGCTCGCTGAAGCCGGGCGGTCGCCTGGTCATCTCCGGCACCACCTCCGGTCCCCAGCTCGACGACGCCGAGCTGACCCGCATCTTCTTCCTGCAGCTCTCGGTGGTGGGCTCGACCATGGGCACCCGCGACGAGCTGGCCTCCCTGGTCTCCATGCTCGACGCGACCGGCGCCCGCCCGCTCGTCGACCGGATCCTGCCGATGGAGCAGGCCGCCGAGGGCTTCGCCGCCATGATCGACGGCGATGTCTTCGGCAAGGTCGTGCTGACCCGCTGA
- a CDS encoding SDR family oxidoreductase, which translates to MSTRTHLLTGAGSGIGEVLARRLRERGDEVWLLARSDERAGELAEACPGARTLVADLADPAAVEALADRLPRRLDSLVHAGGVVELGTVAELSAAAWVETVTVNLVAPAVLTRLALPALRSARGTVVLVNSGAGLVAKPQWSAYAASKHGLKALADSLRAEESGHGVRVSTIYPGRTATAMQEKVHAQEGKDYDPSQWIDPATVAAAILQALDLPDDAVLTDLSLTPRG; encoded by the coding sequence GTGAGCACCCGCACCCACCTGCTGACCGGCGCCGGGTCGGGCATCGGCGAGGTCCTGGCCCGTCGGCTGCGCGAGCGCGGCGACGAGGTGTGGCTGCTGGCCCGCTCCGACGAGCGTGCCGGCGAGCTCGCCGAGGCCTGCCCCGGTGCTCGCACGCTGGTCGCCGACCTCGCCGACCCCGCTGCGGTCGAGGCGCTGGCCGACCGGCTGCCGCGGCGGCTCGACTCGCTCGTGCACGCCGGCGGCGTCGTCGAGCTGGGCACCGTGGCCGAGCTCTCGGCTGCGGCCTGGGTCGAGACGGTCACCGTCAACCTCGTGGCCCCCGCCGTCCTGACCCGGCTGGCCCTCCCGGCCCTGCGCTCGGCGCGCGGCACCGTCGTGCTGGTCAACTCCGGCGCCGGGCTCGTCGCCAAGCCGCAGTGGTCGGCGTACGCCGCCAGCAAGCACGGGCTCAAGGCGTTGGCCGACTCGCTGCGCGCGGAGGAGTCGGGTCACGGCGTGCGGGTGAGCACGATCTATCCCGGCCGCACCGCCACGGCGATGCAGGAGAAGGTGCACGCCCAGGAGGGCAAGGACTACGACCCGTCGCAGTGGATCGACCCGGCCACCGTCGCCGCTGCGATCCTGCAGGCCCTCGACCTGCCCGACGACGCGGTGCTGACCGACCTGTCGCTCACGCCTCGGGGCTAG
- a CDS encoding TetR family transcriptional regulator — protein sequence MTQTRVERKERTRRAILDAALELCEDSSLVALSLRQVAKEVGIVPTGFYRHFDSIESLGLSLVDESFASLRALLRDVRRDQGSTTDIVDGSVSILVDHVHRQRSHFAFIARERTAGQPAVREAIRHEIELCERELATDLARLPGTADWSPEDLRILSGLIVSAMVAVAEEILAAAQRPEAEKQIVEKARTQLRMVLVGALNWRSRT from the coding sequence GTGACCCAGACCCGTGTCGAGCGCAAGGAGCGCACCCGTCGAGCGATCCTCGACGCCGCGCTCGAGCTCTGCGAGGACAGCAGCCTGGTGGCCCTCTCGCTGCGACAGGTCGCCAAGGAGGTGGGGATCGTCCCCACCGGCTTCTACCGCCACTTCGACTCCATCGAGTCGCTGGGCCTGAGCCTCGTCGACGAGTCGTTCGCGTCGCTGCGAGCACTGCTGCGCGACGTGCGGCGCGACCAGGGCTCCACCACCGACATCGTCGACGGCTCGGTCTCCATCCTGGTCGACCACGTCCACCGCCAGCGCTCCCACTTCGCCTTCATCGCCCGCGAGCGCACCGCGGGCCAGCCGGCGGTCCGCGAGGCCATCCGCCACGAGATCGAGCTGTGCGAGCGCGAGCTGGCCACCGACCTCGCCCGGCTGCCGGGCACCGCCGACTGGTCGCCCGAGGACCTGCGCATCCTCTCGGGCCTGATCGTCTCGGCGATGGTGGCCGTGGCCGAGGAGATCCTGGCCGCCGCCCAGCGGCCCGAGGCCGAGAAGCAGATCGTGGAGAAGGCCCGCACCCAGCTGCGGATGGTGCTGGTCGGCGCCCTCAACTGGCGCTCGCGCACGTGA
- a CDS encoding flavin reductase family protein: MGVLSAVLQSRAAAALASPHSVDRFLEQVNPLWAAHEVRGRVVDVRRETTGVHPVSTLTVQPTSTWRGHRAGQHVQVGVDLPGARRATRCFSVSSAASGPGERFTLTVRAHDDGDERTSLSRHLATAATPGTLLHLSQAGGEFTMHATPATPSPHPVLLISGGSGITPVMSMLRTLLRDGYDGRAGRPVTFLHYARSAAEQIYAEELAAIARFDNHVDVRVVHTGAGGQRFGPAALARLVPGFRDTDTWACGPTGLVQAVQAAYDGSERLRVEHFKAPASPLGAEEAEGETSFARSGLGAANTGETLLAQAEALGLRPQTGCRMGICFSCTTRKTSGTVRDVVTGEESARPDEDVRICVSAPVGSCTVDL; the protein is encoded by the coding sequence ATGGGTGTCCTCAGCGCCGTCCTGCAGTCCCGCGCCGCGGCCGCCCTGGCCTCGCCCCACAGCGTGGACCGGTTCCTCGAGCAGGTCAACCCGCTCTGGGCCGCGCACGAGGTGCGGGGACGTGTCGTCGACGTGCGGCGCGAGACAACGGGTGTGCACCCGGTCAGCACGCTGACGGTGCAACCCACCTCGACCTGGCGCGGGCACCGCGCGGGGCAGCACGTGCAGGTCGGCGTCGACCTGCCGGGGGCTCGTCGGGCCACGCGCTGCTTCTCGGTGTCGTCGGCGGCCTCGGGCCCGGGGGAGCGGTTCACGCTCACGGTGCGCGCCCACGACGACGGCGACGAGCGCACCTCGCTCTCGCGCCACCTGGCGACCGCGGCGACCCCCGGCACCCTGCTGCACCTGAGCCAGGCCGGGGGCGAGTTCACCATGCATGCCACGCCCGCGACGCCGAGCCCGCACCCGGTGCTGCTGATCAGCGGCGGGTCGGGCATCACCCCGGTGATGTCGATGCTGCGCACGCTGCTGCGTGACGGCTACGACGGGCGCGCCGGACGCCCGGTCACCTTCCTGCACTACGCGAGGAGCGCCGCCGAGCAGATCTACGCCGAGGAGCTCGCCGCCATCGCGCGCTTCGACAACCACGTCGACGTGCGGGTGGTGCACACCGGGGCGGGCGGGCAGCGGTTCGGTCCCGCCGCGCTGGCTCGTCTGGTGCCAGGGTTCCGCGACACCGACACCTGGGCCTGCGGTCCGACCGGGCTCGTGCAGGCCGTGCAGGCGGCGTACGACGGCAGCGAGCGGCTGCGCGTCGAGCACTTCAAGGCGCCCGCCAGCCCCCTGGGCGCCGAGGAGGCCGAGGGCGAGACGAGCTTCGCCCGCAGCGGGCTCGGCGCCGCCAACACCGGCGAGACCCTGCTCGCCCAGGCCGAGGCGCTCGGGCTGCGCCCGCAGACGGGCTGCCGGATGGGCATCTGCTTCTCCTGCACCACCCGCAAGACCAGCGGCACCGTGCGCGACGTCGTCACCGGCGAGGAGTCCGCGCGTCCCGACGAGGACGTGCGCATCTGCGTGTCCGCCCCCGTCGGCAGCTGCACCGTCGACCTCTGA